Proteins from one Chlorogloeopsis sp. ULAP01 genomic window:
- a CDS encoding AI-2E family transporter: MKLGQWLGFLALVISLYILWQIRQLLLLLFTAVVLAVAINQLVRRFQQSGIKRIWAVWLSLGIVITLLVGVFFLIVPPFIEQLRQLATLLPTGINQIQRAINWLEQRFLETYLPEIPDFNRLIEQLQPLATNFLQQAIAIFSTSVTAILEFLLVIVLTLMLLVNPQPYCRVFVRFFPAFYRPRVEEILSRCAQGLGNWTIGALIEMVFIGVLSGVGLWILGVPLVLAHAVLAGLLNFIPNIGPTLSVVLPMAIAFVDTPWKAGAVLILYIIIQNIESYWLTPTVMAKQVALLPAVTLTAQIVFVTLFGALGLLMAIPLAVVAKTWIEEVLFKDILDQWRQAPS, encoded by the coding sequence ATGAAACTTGGACAATGGCTGGGATTTCTAGCACTGGTGATTTCGCTTTACATCCTTTGGCAAATTCGGCAGCTATTGTTGCTATTATTCACTGCTGTAGTTTTAGCAGTAGCGATTAATCAACTGGTACGGCGATTTCAGCAGTCTGGTATCAAGCGGATTTGGGCTGTGTGGCTAAGTTTGGGTATTGTCATAACGCTACTAGTTGGCGTTTTCTTTTTGATTGTGCCACCATTTATCGAGCAGCTTAGGCAGTTAGCAACGCTCTTACCAACTGGAATCAATCAAATACAGAGGGCTATTAATTGGTTAGAGCAGCGCTTTTTAGAGACTTATTTACCAGAGATTCCTGATTTTAATCGACTGATTGAACAACTTCAGCCTTTGGCTACTAATTTTCTGCAACAGGCGATCGCTATTTTTTCTACCTCTGTCACTGCAATCTTAGAATTTCTCTTGGTTATTGTTTTAACTTTAATGCTACTTGTTAATCCCCAACCTTACTGTAGAGTTTTTGTGCGCTTCTTTCCCGCCTTTTATCGTCCTAGAGTCGAAGAAATTCTTTCTCGTTGTGCGCAAGGTTTAGGTAATTGGACAATTGGTGCTTTGATTGAAATGGTATTTATTGGGGTTCTTAGCGGAGTGGGGTTGTGGATTCTAGGAGTACCACTGGTGCTAGCTCATGCAGTTTTAGCAGGTTTACTTAATTTTATTCCTAATATAGGCCCAACTTTAAGTGTAGTGCTGCCAATGGCAATAGCTTTTGTTGATACCCCATGGAAAGCCGGAGCAGTTTTAATTTTATATATCATCATTCAAAATATTGAAAGCTACTGGCTCACTCCAACAGTCATGGCAAAACAGGTAGCATTATTACCTGCTGTCACTTTAACAGCACAAATAGTTTTCGTCACTCTGTTTGGAGCTTTGGGATTATTGATGGCAATACCATTAGCAGTGGTTGCTAAAACCTGGATAGAAGAAGTTTTATTTAAGGATATTTTAGATCAATGGCGGCAAGCTCCTTCCTGA
- a CDS encoding DUF389 domain-containing protein — MLGKLQNRFQNFKKKVVEPVQIQQLEIELLAESVLDSSYLILIVGSCAIATFGLLTNSSAVIIGAMIVAPLMLPIRALAYGALQGNVILFRKGVIAVAVGTIIAIAIAYGLGLFVSLPRFGSEVLARSEPTLLDLGIAVAAGGISGYAKVEPKISGSLAGTAIAVALMPPICVIGLGLSQANFSLSIGATLLYLTNLLGITLSCMLTFLLAGYASLHRARKPLLWTIALTVILVIPLGVSFYRLLRQAQLETSVRRALLSKTVTFQRLQLLTLETNWLTNPPQIRLNVRAREPVTPRQVQLLEEFIEREMGQSFTLIFEVGEVQEVQRED, encoded by the coding sequence GTGCTCGGAAAATTGCAAAACCGCTTCCAAAATTTTAAAAAGAAAGTAGTTGAGCCTGTCCAAATTCAACAGCTAGAAATAGAATTGCTGGCAGAATCAGTATTAGACTCTTCTTATTTGATTTTGATTGTTGGTTCCTGTGCGATCGCTACTTTTGGCTTATTAACTAACAGTAGCGCGGTCATAATTGGAGCTATGATTGTTGCACCCTTGATGTTGCCAATTCGAGCTTTGGCTTACGGGGCTTTGCAAGGAAATGTGATTTTATTCCGCAAAGGAGTCATTGCCGTAGCAGTGGGAACAATCATTGCAATTGCGATCGCCTACGGTTTAGGACTATTTGTCAGTCTTCCTAGATTTGGCAGCGAGGTGCTGGCACGTTCGGAACCAACTCTATTAGATTTAGGGATTGCAGTCGCGGCTGGTGGTATCAGTGGTTACGCTAAAGTGGAACCGAAAATTTCTGGAAGCCTGGCAGGAACGGCTATTGCTGTTGCCTTAATGCCTCCAATTTGTGTGATTGGCTTAGGATTATCACAGGCAAACTTTTCGCTCAGTATTGGAGCAACCCTGCTATACCTGACGAACCTGCTAGGCATAACTCTTTCATGTATGCTGACATTTTTGCTAGCAGGTTACGCATCTTTGCATCGGGCGCGAAAACCCCTGCTTTGGACTATAGCTTTGACGGTTATTCTTGTCATTCCCCTAGGCGTAAGCTTTTATAGGTTGCTTCGCCAAGCACAGTTAGAAACTAGTGTACGACGAGCATTATTAAGCAAAACTGTTACTTTTCAAAGATTACAGTTACTTACACTAGAAACTAACTGGTTAACCAATCCACCACAAATTCGTCTCAACGTGCGGGCAAGGGAACCCGTAACTCCTAGGCAAGTGCAGTTATTGGAAGAATTTATTGAGCGAGAAATGGGGCAATCTTTTACTTTAATTTTTGAAGTTGGTGAGGTACAAGAAGTACAGCGAGAAGATTAA
- a CDS encoding AraC family transcriptional regulator, protein MPKAKSLSIDFSQEKEAGYQRVYSRSPLLTNLPTLWNGFYFAYDCQPAHETPEVFAPQHGVAIFTQVPKIINYEQSIDGQFYRKQIFPGDIVITPANIATRAQWDTAFSIILLGFEQVVFRRAIYESFDPDQVELAPHFAISDPLVYQIGLALKTMLENDGAGSRLYAETMANALAVHLLQNYSTQKLSWRDYQDGLPRHKLQIVIDYIHAHLNEDIGLAELAALVQMSPRYFLKLFKTSTGFTPHKFVIHTRIARAKELLLLKQTSIAEIALKVGFANQSNLNMHFKRLLGVTPKQFQNK, encoded by the coding sequence ATGCCAAAAGCAAAATCCCTAAGTATCGATTTTTCTCAGGAAAAGGAGGCAGGATATCAACGCGTTTACTCGCGATCGCCACTTTTAACTAACCTGCCAACACTGTGGAACGGATTTTATTTTGCATATGACTGTCAACCTGCTCATGAAACTCCTGAAGTATTTGCTCCACAACACGGAGTCGCTATTTTTACACAAGTACCAAAAATAATCAACTACGAGCAATCAATTGACGGGCAATTTTACAGAAAACAAATTTTTCCAGGTGATATTGTTATTACACCAGCAAATATTGCTACTCGTGCTCAGTGGGATACAGCATTCAGTATAATTCTTCTCGGTTTTGAACAAGTAGTTTTTAGGCGTGCAATTTATGAGTCGTTTGACCCTGATCAGGTAGAGCTAGCACCACACTTTGCTATTTCCGATCCACTAGTCTACCAAATTGGGCTAGCACTTAAGACAATGCTAGAAAATGACGGGGCAGGAAGCCGTCTGTATGCGGAAACGATGGCTAACGCCTTGGCTGTTCATCTTTTGCAAAACTACTCAACGCAAAAACTTAGTTGGCGTGATTATCAAGATGGTTTACCTCGACACAAGTTACAAATAGTAATTGATTATATTCACGCCCATCTTAACGAAGATATAGGATTAGCAGAACTAGCAGCGTTAGTACAAATGAGTCCGCGTTATTTTCTGAAACTTTTTAAAACATCAACAGGTTTTACCCCCCATAAATTTGTTATTCACACCAGAATTGCCCGTGCTAAGGAATTGCTGTTGTTAAAACAAACAAGTATTGCTGAAATTGCCCTCAAGGTTGGTTTTGCTAATCAAAGTAATCTGAATATGCACTTCAAACGCTTGCTTGGTGTAACACCCAAACAATTTCAAAACAAATAG
- the nuoH gene encoding NADH-quinone oxidoreductase subunit NuoH has translation MSTGIDLQESFIQSLLDIGVPLGIAKAIWMPLPMVLMIVGATVGVLICIWQERKISAAVQQRIGPEYIGPFGLLASVADGLKLVFKEDVVPAKSDVLLFTLAPVIVILPVFLSYLIVPFGQNLIISNVGMGVFLWIALSSIQPIGLLMSGYASNNKYSLLGGLRAAAQSISYEIPLALSVLAIVMMSNSLSTVDIVNQQSGYGILGWNIWRQPIGFIIFWIAALAECERLPFDLPEAEEELVAGYQTEYSGMRFALFYISSYVNLVLSALLLAVLYLGGWDFPIPMSLIASWLGVSANNPVLQIVAASLGITMTLLKAYFLVFLAILLRWTVPRVRIDQLLNLGWKFLLPIALVNLLVTAALKLVFPFAFGG, from the coding sequence ATGAGTACAGGAATTGACTTACAAGAAAGTTTTATCCAATCTCTTTTGGATATAGGAGTACCACTGGGAATAGCAAAAGCAATTTGGATGCCGCTACCAATGGTGCTGATGATAGTTGGTGCCACAGTGGGAGTGTTAATTTGTATATGGCAAGAAAGAAAGATTTCTGCTGCCGTACAACAAAGGATTGGCCCAGAGTATATAGGGCCATTCGGATTATTGGCAAGCGTCGCAGATGGTTTAAAGTTAGTCTTTAAAGAAGACGTAGTGCCAGCGAAATCAGATGTGTTGTTGTTTACCCTTGCCCCAGTGATTGTAATACTTCCAGTATTTCTCTCTTACCTAATTGTGCCATTTGGACAGAATTTGATCATCAGCAACGTAGGTATGGGAGTATTTTTGTGGATAGCTTTATCAAGTATTCAACCCATTGGCTTGCTGATGTCTGGCTACGCATCGAATAATAAGTACTCCCTCTTAGGAGGTTTGCGAGCCGCAGCGCAGTCAATCAGTTACGAAATACCTTTAGCTTTGAGCGTGCTGGCAATAGTAATGATGTCTAATAGTCTTAGCACCGTTGATATTGTAAATCAGCAATCTGGATACGGTATCCTGGGTTGGAACATTTGGCGACAACCAATCGGTTTTATCATATTTTGGATCGCAGCCCTTGCCGAATGCGAACGATTGCCCTTTGATTTACCCGAAGCCGAAGAGGAACTAGTAGCAGGTTATCAAACAGAATACTCTGGCATGAGATTTGCTCTGTTTTACATTTCTTCGTATGTGAATTTAGTGCTTTCTGCGTTGTTATTAGCCGTTTTGTATTTGGGAGGTTGGGATTTTCCCATTCCGATGAGTCTGATAGCTAGCTGGTTGGGAGTCAGCGCCAACAACCCTGTGTTGCAGATTGTCGCGGCGTCATTGGGCATCACCATGACTTTGCTAAAAGCCTATTTCCTGGTATTTCTTGCCATTTTACTACGCTGGACGGTGCCTCGCGTTCGTATCGACCAATTACTAAATTTGGGGTGGAAGTTTTTGCTACCTATTGCTTTGGTTAATCTACTAGTAACAGCCGCTTTAAAGTTAGTTTTTCCTTTTGCTTTCGGTGGTTAG
- a CDS encoding PAS domain S-box protein codes for MSAQQQEQIEQLQASLSKMQLALEVIADAVVWVGEEQQIQWCNSSFERLINQFHSQIIGSRFSEILPLFQSEQPVAIEAYPDVQMHKGNYITTNYEFKQKDNWLLLQISGKCAGLNDKSAVIVIRDITLVRPDHTCVQQVEQSLQESDEHLQTLINASPDIICFKDGAGRWLESNQANLEFLGLQGVEYKGKTDIELAQYSIFDRDALLNCIQTDEQAWQKGSLYRVEEVIARSDGTVSIFDMIKIPLFQHDGRRKGLLTLGRDISDSKRAEEALRRSEQKYRNIFENSLVGIGRTRLEDGLFLEINQPCAEIIGYSYVADLIGKRYAPEFHVNPGDRSWLLTQIEQHGEVRNFEIQLRRRDGVISWGLMSARANKEESCLDFMIVDISDRKLAEEASKASEARLNTILDSALAAIYRIRVYAHRDWDFEYCSPKSLQLWGYSPEELLADKTSFVSRILPEDLAAIYEKAYDDIFAGRTYEGEYRYNHPDGNLRWISLTITSVRDEVADYWIATVISTDISDRKQREVALSLIVEGTAAKTGDEFFSSCVRYLAQVLQVHHAVVTECIDETKTKARTLAVWLDKQSEENFEYEVRGTPCEQVLQGYLCYYPQKIQTLFPDDTDLVTVGAESYLGVPLINASGKILGHLAVIDNEPMVDDPGRELILRIFAARAGAELERKRAEQALQKSELKFRTMVENASDIISLMTLEGKITYVSPNMTGIMGYNVAELEEKYFAPFIHPDDVAVSFTTLQKIVEFGGNQSTEVRARHKNGSWRWLGSNVSKVVTLSGDEFIITCARDITERKIAEEALERRAQAESLLSSISRHFIDQDLDTAINFTLQAIAQFIGADRCCIFEYSQDRSHVHLSYEWCAANIEPLTYMAREGAVTMFPRLAEIAHGKVCQISCVANLPSDAPERIMFESQSIQSMVGVPMIHSDRVVGFVGADVIQNCKIWSQEEINFLKLVGELIAIGRARHQAEEALRVAKEAAEAANRAKSAFLANMSHELRTPLNAILGFAQLMERDPALNSRQRESLATINRSGEHLLNLIDDVLEMSKIEAGRVVFNPESFDLFGLLQTLQQMFQIRAQAKQLFLTFEIAPDLPQYIHTDEGKLRQVLINLLSNAVKFTQQGGVTLRARRGHREVGNQDDTGRWGHGEVGNVFDNVCASSSSTQSLIFEVEDTGCGIAPEEIENLFKPFVQTSSGIQMREGTGLGLTISHQFIRIMAGEIRAHSKLGQGSTFSFNVQVKTTQPLQAKTQLTKSRVLQLAPQQPHYRILVVDDRQENREPILQLLSSVGFEVEAATDGQQAIALWQTWQPQLVFMDMRMPVMDGYEATREIRAREATGQKDKETRGGGENLFVSRIRTVIIALTASAFEEQKATILAAGCDDLIRKPFREQVLFEKIAQHLGVSYLYAQPEAILAQEKNPQASPAILFSELITIMSAQWLAQLHQAALQVDGDRIIQLLEQIPQTHSALAEGITDLVRRFCFDEILELTGNLQ; via the coding sequence GTGAGCGCTCAACAGCAAGAGCAAATAGAGCAATTACAGGCAAGCCTCAGCAAAATGCAATTAGCACTGGAAGTAATCGCTGATGCTGTAGTTTGGGTAGGGGAAGAGCAACAGATACAATGGTGCAATTCTAGCTTTGAGCGTCTAATTAACCAGTTCCACAGTCAAATTATTGGTTCTAGGTTTAGTGAGATATTGCCTCTTTTTCAGTCAGAGCAACCTGTAGCTATTGAGGCGTACCCCGATGTCCAAATGCACAAAGGGAATTACATAACAACAAATTATGAATTTAAACAAAAAGATAATTGGTTACTTTTACAAATCTCTGGAAAATGTGCAGGATTAAACGATAAATCTGCGGTAATAGTGATTAGAGATATCACTTTGGTAAGGCCAGATCACACTTGCGTTCAACAAGTAGAACAATCACTACAAGAAAGCGATGAGCATTTGCAGACACTGATTAATGCTTCGCCAGATATTATCTGCTTTAAAGATGGTGCAGGAAGGTGGTTAGAGTCGAATCAGGCTAATTTGGAATTTTTAGGACTACAAGGTGTTGAGTATAAAGGTAAAACAGATATAGAACTAGCGCAATACAGTATTTTTGATCGTGATGCTTTACTCAATTGCATCCAAACGGATGAACAAGCCTGGCAAAAGGGATCTCTTTATAGAGTAGAGGAAGTTATTGCTCGATCAGATGGCACGGTGAGCATTTTTGATATGATCAAAATCCCCTTGTTTCAGCATGATGGCAGACGCAAGGGATTGTTGACATTAGGGCGAGATATTAGCGATAGTAAACGAGCAGAAGAAGCTCTGCGCCGCAGCGAACAAAAATATCGAAATATTTTTGAGAATTCTCTAGTGGGTATTGGTCGTACTCGTCTTGAAGATGGGTTATTTTTGGAAATAAATCAACCTTGTGCAGAAATAATTGGCTATAGTTACGTTGCTGATCTAATTGGTAAGCGTTATGCACCCGAATTTCATGTCAATCCAGGCGATCGCTCTTGGCTATTAACTCAAATAGAACAGCATGGTGAAGTACGTAATTTTGAGATCCAATTACGTCGCCGTGATGGTGTTATAAGTTGGGGGCTAATGTCTGCTCGTGCCAACAAAGAAGAATCTTGCCTGGATTTTATGATTGTTGATATTAGTGATCGCAAATTAGCAGAGGAAGCTAGCAAAGCCTCGGAAGCTAGACTCAACACAATTCTTGATAGCGCCCTAGCTGCAATTTATCGAATTCGAGTGTATGCCCATCGCGATTGGGATTTTGAATACTGCTCGCCAAAAAGCCTACAGCTTTGGGGATATTCTCCCGAAGAGTTATTAGCAGATAAAACTTCTTTTGTGTCGCGTATTTTGCCTGAAGATTTGGCAGCTATTTATGAAAAAGCCTACGATGATATTTTTGCAGGACGAACTTACGAGGGAGAGTATCGGTATAATCATCCCGATGGTAATCTGCGTTGGATTTCTCTTACTATTACCTCTGTACGAGATGAAGTTGCAGACTACTGGATTGCAACAGTTATTTCTACAGATATAAGCGATCGCAAGCAGCGAGAGGTAGCTTTAAGTTTAATTGTCGAAGGCACAGCAGCAAAAACTGGTGATGAATTTTTTAGCTCCTGTGTCCGTTATCTGGCTCAAGTACTACAAGTTCACCATGCTGTTGTCACAGAATGCATCGATGAAACCAAAACTAAAGCGCGCACTTTAGCAGTTTGGTTAGATAAACAAAGTGAAGAAAACTTTGAATATGAGGTGCGTGGCACTCCTTGCGAACAAGTCTTACAAGGCTACTTATGCTACTATCCTCAAAAGATTCAAACTCTTTTCCCCGATGATACAGATTTAGTTACTGTCGGTGCTGAGAGTTATTTGGGAGTTCCCTTAATTAATGCCTCTGGTAAAATCTTGGGTCACTTGGCAGTAATAGATAACGAACCAATGGTAGACGATCCAGGCAGAGAATTGATATTAAGAATTTTCGCTGCTCGTGCCGGTGCTGAACTAGAACGCAAACGCGCAGAACAAGCTCTGCAAAAGAGTGAATTAAAATTTCGCACTATGGTTGAAAATGCCAGTGATATTATTTCCTTGATGACACTAGAGGGCAAAATAACTTATGTATCACCAAATATGACAGGAATAATGGGATACAATGTCGCGGAGTTAGAAGAAAAATATTTTGCGCCCTTTATTCATCCTGACGATGTAGCTGTTAGTTTTACCACACTGCAAAAAATTGTCGAATTTGGTGGAAATCAATCGACAGAGGTGCGAGCAAGACATAAGAACGGCAGTTGGCGATGGCTAGGCAGCAACGTCTCTAAAGTAGTTACACTGAGTGGTGATGAATTCATTATTACGTGTGCGCGTGATATTACAGAGCGCAAAATAGCAGAAGAAGCCTTAGAGCGTCGCGCTCAAGCAGAAAGTTTACTCAGCAGCATTTCTCGCCACTTTATCGATCAAGATTTAGATACTGCCATTAATTTTACGCTCCAGGCGATCGCTCAATTTATTGGTGCTGATCGCTGTTGTATTTTTGAGTACTCGCAAGATCGCAGCCACGTGCATCTGAGCTATGAATGGTGTGCTGCTAATATTGAACCATTAACTTATATGGCTAGAGAAGGAGCTGTGACAATGTTCCCTCGACTAGCTGAAATTGCTCACGGCAAAGTTTGTCAAATTTCCTGTGTCGCAAACTTACCATCCGATGCGCCAGAGAGAATAATGTTTGAAAGTCAGTCTATCCAATCAATGGTTGGAGTGCCGATGATTCACTCTGATCGAGTAGTTGGGTTTGTTGGTGCAGATGTAATCCAAAACTGTAAAATTTGGAGTCAAGAAGAAATTAACTTTCTCAAACTGGTAGGCGAATTAATCGCGATTGGTAGAGCAAGACATCAAGCAGAAGAAGCACTACGAGTAGCCAAAGAAGCAGCAGAAGCAGCAAACCGAGCCAAAAGTGCGTTTTTAGCCAACATGAGCCACGAATTACGCACACCGCTTAATGCCATCCTTGGATTTGCCCAACTCATGGAGAGAGATCCAGCCTTAAATAGCAGACAACGTGAATCATTAGCAACAATTAACCGTAGTGGAGAACATTTACTCAACTTAATAGACGACGTTTTGGAAATGTCCAAAATCGAAGCAGGGCGAGTCGTTTTTAACCCCGAATCTTTTGATTTATTTGGACTATTGCAAACGCTACAACAAATGTTCCAAATCCGTGCACAAGCCAAGCAGTTATTCCTCACATTTGAAATCGCCCCAGACTTACCACAATACATTCATACTGATGAAGGAAAACTCCGCCAAGTTCTCATCAACCTCTTGAGTAACGCAGTCAAATTCACCCAGCAAGGAGGAGTAACACTGCGTGCAAGAAGAGGACACAGGGAGGTGGGGAATCAAGACGACACGGGGAGGTGGGGACACGGGGAGGTGGGGAATGTTTTTGATAACGTCTGTGCGTCTTCTTCATCTACCCAATCCCTAATTTTCGAGGTAGAAGACACCGGATGCGGAATCGCACCAGAAGAAATCGAAAATTTGTTTAAGCCCTTTGTGCAGACAAGCAGTGGCATCCAAATGCGAGAGGGTACCGGATTGGGACTTACTATCAGCCATCAATTTATCCGAATCATGGCTGGAGAAATTCGCGCTCACAGCAAACTTGGGCAAGGTTCAACATTTAGTTTTAATGTGCAAGTCAAAACCACACAACCATTACAAGCTAAAACCCAACTAACCAAAAGCCGTGTCCTGCAATTGGCACCACAACAGCCTCATTATCGTATTTTAGTTGTAGATGACCGTCAAGAAAACCGCGAACCAATTTTACAATTGTTAAGCAGCGTTGGTTTTGAAGTTGAAGCTGCAACAGACGGGCAACAAGCAATAGCACTATGGCAAACATGGCAACCGCAGCTTGTGTTCATGGATATGCGGATGCCTGTGATGGATGGTTATGAGGCAACTAGGGAGATTCGAGCGAGGGAGGCAACAGGACAAAAAGACAAGGAGACAAGGGGAGGTGGGGAAAATCTTTTTGTGTCTAGAATCCGTACTGTAATTATTGCTCTGACAGCGAGTGCTTTTGAAGAACAAAAGGCAACAATTTTGGCGGCAGGTTGTGATGATTTGATTCGCAAGCCTTTTCGAGAACAGGTACTGTTTGAAAAAATTGCCCAACATTTGGGAGTAAGTTACCTTTATGCACAACCAGAAGCGATACTAGCACAGGAAAAAAATCCACAAGCAAGCCCAGCGATACTATTTTCTGAGTTAATCACAATCATGTCTGCACAATGGTTAGCACAATTACATCAAGCAGCTTTGCAGGTTGATGGCGATCGCATCATACAACTGCTTGAGCAGATCCCCCAAACTCATTCTGCATTGGCAGAGGGAATTACTGATTTGGTTCGTCGTTTCTGCTTTGATGAAATTCTGGAATTGACTGGAAACTTGCAGTAA
- a CDS encoding NHLP bacteriocin system secretion protein: MQIKQNKIFRQEALDRLSSPEQLDQAIQVVKPQAWLTLTAMGFLVAMAGVWSVFGRIPLTVTGQGILIRPRHIVQFQSPSSGQLLTLKVKPGDIVKKGDVLAVIDQSTLKQQLQQEKAKLQQLQIQNQEIDKLKKQLIAQQIQILKQQRMDMESSLKREQVTPKLRDQTMSAIAQKRHSLRQRKKHISYLLEILQQRVENRRHLFQERAISQDLFVQTQQEYFNTQTQLLDIETQLKELDIQTTNAQRDYLQNLNKNDEISTRIKDLKTQETKLQTQELQQSIEKTNQIREVKRRIAQLELQLAKESKIISKYNGQVLEVSVVPGQIVNSGIRLGSIEAEDPKTKLVSLVYFANKDGKQIKPGMSVQVTPSFAKREREGGILGAIADISSFPVTTEDIAALVGNQEIAASLAGKGEGKVQAFVQLKEDPTTPSGYKWSSSQGSLLKLSSGTITSVQVKVGETTPISYIIPILRSWTGIY, from the coding sequence ATGCAGATCAAACAAAATAAAATCTTCCGCCAAGAAGCCCTTGATCGTCTGTCTTCTCCTGAACAGTTAGATCAAGCAATTCAAGTTGTCAAGCCCCAAGCATGGCTAACCCTAACTGCTATGGGCTTTTTAGTTGCTATGGCTGGAGTCTGGAGTGTATTTGGGCGAATTCCCCTAACTGTGACAGGGCAAGGAATTCTCATTCGTCCCCGGCATATAGTGCAATTTCAATCTCCTAGTTCCGGTCAATTACTAACTTTAAAAGTCAAGCCAGGAGATATTGTAAAAAAAGGGGATGTGCTTGCTGTTATCGACCAATCTACCTTAAAGCAGCAGTTGCAGCAAGAGAAAGCAAAGTTGCAGCAACTACAAATTCAGAATCAAGAAATTGATAAGTTAAAAAAACAGCTAATTGCCCAGCAAATCCAAATCCTCAAACAGCAACGGATGGATATGGAAAGCAGCCTCAAGCGAGAGCAAGTGACGCCAAAGTTGCGAGATCAGACAATGAGCGCGATCGCCCAAAAACGCCACAGCTTGAGGCAAAGAAAGAAACACATTAGCTACTTGCTAGAAATCTTGCAACAACGAGTTGAAAACAGACGTCACCTCTTTCAAGAACGCGCAATCAGCCAAGATTTATTTGTGCAAACTCAGCAAGAATATTTCAATACTCAGACACAATTATTAGACATTGAAACACAGTTAAAAGAGCTTGATATTCAAACAACCAATGCTCAAAGAGATTATTTACAAAATCTCAATAAAAATGATGAAATTAGTACTAGAATTAAAGACTTAAAAACTCAAGAAACAAAATTACAAACCCAAGAACTTCAGCAATCTATAGAAAAAACGAATCAAATCCGAGAAGTTAAGCGTCGCATTGCTCAGTTAGAATTACAATTAGCAAAAGAAAGTAAAATCATTAGTAAATATAACGGTCAAGTATTAGAAGTAAGTGTTGTTCCAGGTCAAATTGTTAATTCGGGTATTCGCCTTGGCTCAATCGAAGCAGAAGATCCTAAAACAAAACTTGTGAGCCTTGTTTACTTTGCTAACAAAGATGGTAAACAAATTAAACCTGGAATGTCCGTACAAGTTACTCCCAGCTTTGCCAAGCGTGAGCGAGAAGGGGGCATCTTAGGAGCGATCGCAGATATTTCTTCCTTTCCTGTAACAACAGAAGATATTGCCGCACTGGTTGGCAATCAAGAAATTGCAGCTAGCCTTGCAGGCAAAGGAGAAGGTAAAGTTCAAGCTTTTGTGCAATTAAAAGAAGATCCAACTACGCCAAGTGGTTATAAATGGTCATCTTCACAGGGGTCACTACTAAAATTATCATCTGGTACCATTACCTCAGTTCAAGTCAAAGTGGGAGAAACAACACCTATTTCTTATATTATCCCGATACTTCGCTCTTGGACTGGCATCTATTAA